Proteins co-encoded in one Brassica oleracea var. oleracea cultivar TO1000 chromosome C4, BOL, whole genome shotgun sequence genomic window:
- the LOC106341001 gene encoding probable WRKY transcription factor 59: MNYPSNPSPNFIDFPKTFTSDDYDDAFQMIMEQISLEDHSPTLSWTSSEKLLAAEVTSPLQTSLVTSPMSLEIGDKTDEIKKRKRHKDGPIIHVFKTKSIEEIALDDGFKWRKYGKKPIRGSPFPRHYHKCSNPNCIVKKKIERDTSNPDYVLTTYEGRHNHPSPSVVYCDSDDFDLTSLNILSFQTRTYNYSHSAP, from the exons ATGAACTACCCTTCAAACCCTAGCCCTAATTTCATAGATTTCCCTAAAACTTTCACATCCGATGATTATGATGATGCTTTTCAGATGATCATGGAACAAATCAGCCTCGAGGATCACTCACCCACCTTGAGTTGGACTTCATCTGAGAAATTACTGGCTGCAGAAGTCACAAGCCCCCTTCAAACAAGCCTAGTTACCTCACCTATGAGCCTTGAAAT AGGGGACAAAACTGATGAGATCAAGAAGAGGAAGAGACACAAAGATGGTCCGATTATTCACGTGTTTAAAACGAAATCTATTGAAGAAATTGCTTTAGATGACGGATTTAAATGGAGGAAATACGGCAAGAAACCGATAAGGGGCAGTCCATTTCCGAG GCATTATCACAAGTGTTCGAACCCCAATTGCATCGTGAAGAAGAAGATCGAGAGAGATACGAGCAATCCTGATTATGTGTTGACAACTTACGAAGGGAGACATAATCACCCAAGCCCTTCTGTGGTTTATTGTGATTCAGACGACTTTGATCTTACCTCTCTCAACATTTTGTCTTTTCAGACACGTACTTATAATTATTCACATTCAGCTCCGTGA